A window of the Bdellovibrio sp. ZAP7 genome harbors these coding sequences:
- a CDS encoding TetR/AcrR family transcriptional regulator: MSKNNKLETSKKKTVVKKATKKGATVLGRKRDPNLDETILESTLDILAEKGFDSMTMDMVAARAKSGKATLYRRWPSKPELVRDALIFMSKSSVDIDHLPDSGNLKEDLLAVLKPYSSEHGHRKIRILSGLGSFFSEHQKIADEAMSGIFSPWTNVNRTLMQRAIARGELSKKANIDLACEIIEAMTAYKTNFQRTMFTKSDYGKILEQIILPALKA, encoded by the coding sequence ATGAGTAAAAACAATAAGTTAGAAACATCAAAAAAGAAGACTGTCGTCAAGAAAGCCACAAAAAAGGGCGCGACAGTGTTGGGCCGCAAACGCGATCCCAATCTTGACGAGACCATCCTGGAATCGACACTCGATATTCTTGCTGAAAAAGGTTTCGATAGTATGACGATGGACATGGTGGCTGCCCGTGCGAAGTCAGGTAAGGCGACGCTTTATCGTCGTTGGCCCTCAAAGCCAGAGCTTGTCCGTGACGCTTTGATCTTCATGAGCAAAAGTTCCGTCGATATCGACCATTTGCCTGATTCAGGAAATTTGAAAGAGGATTTGCTAGCGGTGTTGAAGCCGTATTCATCGGAACACGGTCACAGAAAAATCCGCATTCTTTCAGGCCTGGGTTCTTTTTTTTCTGAGCATCAAAAAATCGCCGATGAGGCCATGTCAGGAATTTTCTCTCCGTGGACGAACGTGAATCGCACCTTAATGCAAAGGGCGATTGCCCGTGGTGAGCTTTCAAAAAAGGCAAACATCGATCTTGCCTGCGAGATCATAGAAGCCATGACCGCCTATAAAACGAACTTCCAAAGAACGATGTTCACGAAATCCGATTATGGTAAAATATTAGAACAGATTATTTTGCCTGCGCTAAAAGCGTAG
- a CDS encoding 3'-5' exonuclease produces the protein MTGRFKWIGMNEAQTKVVLEALAGFTVPLKNFSTLSPSLSTRIATVLDVETTGLNQVEDRIIELCARNIIFDIHTGEVMAISEEVFSSLNDPGVPVSQNIQIVTGLSDQVLAGNKIDWNDFDKYIENSQMIISHNASFDRAFLERSHKDLDVVWGCSMQNIDWIKKGYDSAKLNLLCIYHGFFNQSHRARTDVDSLIHLLTFKDLGGRTYFNELLINSHQPKSMISIENATFEERHLFKKSGFRWNPREKIWFKIVPKELAKDLLASINLPITVNFSIKDIPLTHNFKSILNYSS, from the coding sequence ATGACTGGTCGTTTTAAATGGATTGGAATGAATGAGGCACAGACAAAGGTAGTGTTGGAAGCACTAGCTGGATTTACTGTGCCTCTCAAGAATTTCTCTACATTGAGTCCGTCGCTTTCAACGAGGATCGCTACGGTTCTAGATGTTGAGACCACAGGTTTAAATCAGGTCGAAGATAGAATTATAGAGCTTTGTGCTCGTAATATTATTTTCGATATCCATACTGGTGAGGTCATGGCCATTTCGGAAGAGGTGTTTTCTTCTTTAAATGATCCAGGAGTACCTGTTTCTCAGAATATTCAGATCGTAACCGGTCTTTCGGATCAGGTATTGGCGGGAAATAAAATAGATTGGAATGATTTCGATAAGTATATTGAAAACTCCCAAATGATTATTTCACATAACGCAAGTTTTGACAGAGCATTTTTGGAGCGTTCTCATAAAGATTTAGATGTTGTCTGGGGATGCTCCATGCAGAATATTGACTGGATAAAAAAAGGTTACGATTCTGCTAAGCTAAATTTGCTATGCATATATCATGGTTTTTTTAATCAGTCTCATCGGGCTAGGACGGATGTAGACTCTCTAATCCATCTGCTTACCTTTAAGGATCTGGGTGGTCGTACTTATTTTAATGAATTATTAATTAATTCCCATCAACCCAAATCCATGATTTCCATAGAAAATGCCACATTCGAAGAGAGGCACTTATTTAAGAAGTCGGGATTTAGATGGAATCCTAGAGAGAAAATTTGGTTCAAAATAGTGCCGAAGGAATTGGCGAAAGACCTCTTAGCAAGTATTAACTTACCAATAACAGTAAATTTTTCGATCAAGGACATTCCACTCACACATAATTTCAAATCTATTTTGAATTATTCGTCGTAG
- a CDS encoding cytochrome b/b6 domain-containing protein: MRAKMIYDLPTRIFHWTFAALFLFSFVAAKNADDESVVYMFHMLAGFVLGFLVMWRIFWGIFGSEHARFADFRVHPKDLFRYFLGIVTGKKRKWSGHNPASSWSTIIMLVLALGLAVSGYLMGSGYKEELEDLHELMANTFLVVVVMHIAGIVVHSWQHRDSVGLSMLDGKKDLEDNIVSIPDQKKAAAAILVVLILAFGTYLILNFNADSGTLLLFGRSLTLAD; this comes from the coding sequence ATGAGAGCGAAAATGATTTATGACTTACCCACCCGCATATTTCATTGGACATTTGCGGCCTTATTTCTATTTTCATTTGTTGCCGCGAAAAATGCAGATGATGAATCCGTTGTTTACATGTTCCATATGTTAGCTGGTTTTGTACTTGGCTTTCTTGTCATGTGGAGAATTTTCTGGGGCATTTTTGGATCTGAGCATGCGCGCTTCGCAGACTTCAGAGTGCACCCTAAGGATCTTTTTCGCTATTTCTTAGGGATCGTGACAGGAAAGAAAAGAAAATGGTCAGGTCATAATCCGGCTTCAAGTTGGTCTACGATAATCATGTTGGTTTTGGCATTGGGTTTAGCTGTTTCCGGCTACCTGATGGGATCAGGTTATAAAGAGGAGTTAGAAGACTTGCATGAACTGATGGCCAACACTTTTCTGGTAGTTGTTGTTATGCACATTGCCGGGATTGTAGTTCACTCTTGGCAGCATCGAGATTCTGTTGGCTTGAGTATGTTGGATGGGAAAAAAGACCTTGAAGACAACATTGTATCTATTCCCGATCAAAAAAAGGCGGCAGCGGCCATATTGGTTGTTCTTATTTTAGCATTTGGGACTTATCTGATACTAAATTTTAATGCCGATAGCGGTACGCTTTTATTATTTGGCAGAAGTTTGACTTTGGCAGACTAA
- a CDS encoding TetR/AcrR family transcriptional regulator: MRYEKGHKEKTKQHILNVASREFRKGGIESVGLSGLMESAGLTNGAFYAHFKSKEDLVCEVLDDTFKTQIEAFKEAFDKGFSIEDVIKDYLSPKRRDNCGEACIASALTAEIARHPKATRKVFDRHFESMVQLLSSKIAPSSAYDSKERAISLYAQLVGTLQLSRVIPDVETSNLILKCGIESALKIVSTK; this comes from the coding sequence ATGAGATATGAAAAAGGCCATAAAGAAAAAACGAAGCAGCATATTCTTAACGTCGCTTCTCGAGAATTTCGTAAAGGGGGGATCGAGTCCGTGGGTCTCTCTGGTCTCATGGAAAGTGCGGGTTTAACGAATGGTGCTTTTTACGCTCATTTTAAATCAAAGGAAGATTTAGTTTGTGAAGTTTTAGACGACACCTTCAAAACCCAGATTGAAGCTTTTAAAGAAGCCTTCGATAAGGGTTTTTCCATCGAAGATGTGATCAAAGATTATCTGTCACCCAAAAGACGGGACAACTGTGGAGAAGCTTGCATCGCCTCTGCTTTAACAGCTGAGATCGCTCGCCATCCTAAAGCCACACGGAAAGTTTTTGACAGGCATTTTGAATCGATGGTGCAGCTTTTATCTTCCAAAATAGCTCCTTCGAGCGCTTATGATTCCAAAGAGCGAGCAATTTCATTATATGCCCAGCTCGTTGGAACTCTTCAGCTTTCCCGAGTGATACCAGATGTTGAGACTTCGAATCTTATTCTCAAGTGTGGAATTGAGTCTGCGTTGAAAATTGTAAGTACAAAATAA
- a CDS encoding oxidoreductase: MSTTKVAIVTGASSGIGESTANRLVEAGYKVYGTSRKPSQASKKIELLKLDVCDDLSVENLVADVIQRSGRIDLLVNNAGVGILGGAEESSISQAKAIFDTNFFGSVRMIQACLPHMRQQKSGRIINLSSILGRVPAPLSALYSASKHAIEGYSESLDHELRRFNIRSILIEPAFTKTSFDQNNLPVDREIQDYVEVRKKVIDFSKKAMESGGDSAEIVSAVILKAATDLNPHVRYTAGSAAFQMASMRRFLPEKVFDSILRKTFQVE; encoded by the coding sequence ATGAGTACAACTAAAGTTGCGATTGTTACTGGAGCTTCATCTGGAATTGGAGAATCAACAGCCAATCGACTGGTGGAAGCTGGTTATAAAGTTTATGGGACTAGCAGAAAACCTTCGCAAGCTTCCAAAAAAATTGAGTTATTAAAACTAGATGTTTGTGATGATCTGTCTGTCGAAAACCTCGTTGCTGATGTTATACAAAGAAGTGGTCGAATTGATCTGCTTGTTAATAACGCGGGAGTAGGGATTCTTGGCGGAGCTGAGGAGTCATCAATCTCCCAAGCGAAAGCAATTTTTGATACGAATTTCTTTGGAAGTGTCAGAATGATCCAGGCTTGTTTGCCTCACATGCGTCAGCAGAAGTCAGGAAGAATTATTAATTTAAGTTCCATCCTGGGCCGTGTTCCGGCGCCTCTTTCCGCACTTTATTCAGCAAGTAAACATGCCATCGAAGGGTATTCAGAATCCTTAGATCATGAATTAAGACGATTTAATATCCGTTCTATTTTAATTGAGCCAGCATTTACAAAAACGAGTTTTGACCAAAACAACCTACCAGTTGACCGGGAAATTCAAGACTATGTAGAAGTACGAAAAAAAGTTATCGATTTTAGCAAAAAAGCGATGGAGTCAGGTGGTGACTCAGCCGAGATTGTTTCTGCTGTTATCCTTAAGGCCGCAACGGATTTGAATCCCCATGTTCGTTACACTGCAGGTTCGGCTGCTTTTCAAATGGCCAGCATGAGACGCTTTTTGCCCGAGAAAGTTTTCGATTCGATCCTAAGAAAAACATTTCAGGTTGAGTAA
- a CDS encoding NADP-dependent oxidoreductase: MKAYTVNQYKKNEKLALSEVPSPTVGEKQVLVEIYSSAINLLDSKIRDGEFKLILKYKPSFILGHDLAGVVRQVGSKVTKFKVGDEVFSRVRDYHQGTFAESIAVREDDLALKPKNISMNEAASVPLVGLTAWQALVEIGQLRPGQKVFIQAGSGGVGSIAIQLAKHLGAYVATTTSSKNFEFVKSLGADEVIDYKTQEFDKILSNYDLVLHSQDSQNLEKSVRIIRSGGKLVSISGPPDSRFAKKLGFPLTAVVWFLSRKVRKATALKNIQYSFLFMRADGHQLGKLAELIEGGIIKPIIDRKFSFRQIPEAMSYVESGRAVGKVVIDHKAD; encoded by the coding sequence ATGAAGGCTTACACAGTTAATCAGTATAAAAAAAATGAAAAGTTAGCTCTTTCAGAGGTTCCTTCTCCGACTGTTGGTGAGAAGCAAGTTCTTGTAGAGATTTACAGTAGCGCTATCAATCTCCTCGACTCAAAAATTAGGGACGGCGAGTTTAAGCTCATATTAAAATATAAGCCTTCATTTATTCTGGGGCACGATCTTGCTGGAGTCGTGAGGCAAGTGGGTTCTAAGGTTACAAAGTTTAAGGTCGGTGACGAAGTCTTTTCAAGAGTCAGAGACTATCACCAAGGGACTTTTGCTGAATCTATTGCTGTTCGCGAAGATGATCTTGCCTTGAAGCCAAAGAATATAAGTATGAACGAAGCTGCTTCTGTTCCTCTTGTCGGCTTAACCGCATGGCAAGCTTTGGTAGAGATTGGGCAACTTAGACCAGGTCAGAAAGTATTTATTCAAGCTGGCTCCGGAGGTGTAGGTTCTATTGCTATCCAGCTTGCGAAGCATTTGGGTGCATATGTCGCAACGACAACAAGTTCAAAGAATTTTGAGTTTGTGAAGTCTTTAGGAGCCGATGAAGTCATTGATTATAAGACACAAGAATTCGATAAAATTCTAAGCAACTACGACCTTGTTCTTCACAGTCAAGATTCACAAAATTTAGAAAAATCTGTGCGCATCATTCGCTCTGGCGGCAAATTAGTATCTATTTCTGGTCCCCCAGATTCTCGATTCGCAAAGAAATTAGGTTTTCCATTGACTGCAGTCGTGTGGTTCTTGAGTAGGAAGGTTCGAAAGGCAACAGCATTAAAGAACATTCAGTATTCATTTTTGTTCATGCGTGCAGATGGTCATCAACTTGGAAAATTGGCTGAGTTGATTGAGGGTGGAATTATAAAACCTATAATTGATAGAAAGTTTTCGTTTCGCCAGATTCCCGAAGCTATGTCCTATGTAGAATCCGGACGAGCTGTAGGAAAGGTTGTTATTGATCATAAAGCGGACTAG
- a CDS encoding SRPBCC domain-containing protein, with product MSTKKNLTITMTFDESPKKVFDAVANVRGWWSEDLKGTSNKLGGKFNYKFKDIHTSTQRVTEFIPNKKIVWKVLDSNLSFLKQKDEWTGTEVIFEISKKGDKTQLRFTHVGLTPDVECYDACFDGWGYFVKKSLKSLIKTGEGKPNPK from the coding sequence ATGAGCACCAAGAAAAATCTTACGATAACAATGACCTTTGATGAGTCTCCCAAAAAAGTATTCGACGCAGTCGCCAACGTTCGCGGCTGGTGGTCAGAAGATTTGAAAGGCACTTCGAACAAATTGGGTGGCAAGTTTAACTATAAGTTCAAGGACATTCACACGAGCACTCAAAGGGTGACAGAATTTATACCAAATAAAAAAATCGTCTGGAAAGTTTTAGACAGCAACTTAAGTTTTTTAAAACAAAAGGACGAATGGACCGGCACTGAAGTTATTTTCGAGATCAGCAAGAAGGGTGACAAAACTCAACTGCGCTTTACTCACGTGGGTCTGACTCCCGATGTAGAATGCTATGACGCTTGCTTTGATGGCTGGGGATACTTCGTTAAGAAAAGCCTCAAAAGCTTGATCAAAACTGGCGAAGGCAAACCGAACCCTAAATGA
- a CDS encoding SDR family oxidoreductase: MKTVLITGCSSGFGLETSKYFLERGWKVIATMRTPREGILPRSENLRILALDVSKDDSIRKAIAEAGPIDALVNNAGIGMLSPLEGTSMESIREVFETNTLGTIAMTQAVLPQFRERKGGVIVNVTSTVTLKSLPLLAVYTASKAAINAFTESVAIELAPFNVRARLVLPGLAPQTSFAANAKERMATGPAAYNDLVQQVMAGFTNFSGPITHANDVAEQIWKAVTEPSAPMRNPAGEDAVMLAKEVKFI, from the coding sequence ATGAAAACAGTATTAATCACGGGTTGCTCGTCCGGTTTCGGCCTTGAAACATCAAAATATTTCCTCGAGCGCGGTTGGAAAGTTATCGCCACAATGCGCACACCGCGTGAAGGCATTCTTCCACGCTCGGAAAATCTACGCATTCTTGCTTTGGATGTCAGCAAAGATGACAGCATTCGTAAAGCCATCGCAGAAGCGGGGCCCATTGATGCGCTCGTTAATAATGCGGGCATCGGTATGCTAAGTCCATTGGAAGGAACATCCATGGAATCTATTCGTGAAGTTTTCGAAACCAACACCCTCGGCACTATCGCCATGACACAAGCAGTTCTTCCCCAATTTCGCGAACGTAAGGGCGGCGTGATCGTAAATGTCACTTCGACAGTGACATTGAAATCACTTCCGTTGCTTGCGGTCTATACGGCAAGTAAAGCTGCAATCAATGCCTTCACCGAATCCGTTGCGATTGAACTTGCTCCGTTTAACGTGCGTGCACGTTTGGTATTACCTGGCCTTGCACCACAAACAAGTTTTGCAGCAAATGCGAAGGAGCGCATGGCCACCGGCCCTGCTGCTTACAATGATTTGGTTCAACAAGTTATGGCAGGCTTTACAAACTTCTCAGGTCCGATCACTCACGCAAACGACGTCGCAGAACAAATCTGGAAAGCCGTGACAGAGCCTTCCGCGCCTATGCGTAATCCCGCTGGTGAAGACGCTGTGATGTTAGCGAAAGAGGTGAAATTTATCTAA
- a CDS encoding PepSY domain-containing protein, translating into MKKIILLAVLSLLSTSAFAKKNCTDEPKDKWMSEADFKKKVESEGYKISKFKQPGTCYEIYGTDKDGKKVEIYFNPVDGSITKQK; encoded by the coding sequence GTGAAAAAAATCATTTTGCTTGCCGTGCTTTCCCTTTTATCTACCTCAGCATTTGCGAAAAAAAATTGTACTGATGAGCCTAAAGATAAATGGATGTCAGAGGCGGACTTCAAGAAAAAAGTGGAGAGTGAAGGCTATAAGATTTCGAAATTTAAACAACCGGGAACCTGTTATGAAATTTATGGCACTGACAAAGACGGAAAGAAAGTTGAGATTTATTTCAACCCTGTTGATGGATCCATCACCAAACAAAAATAA
- a CDS encoding VIT family protein, translating into MKASQITAESHRSENISWLRAAVLGANDGIVSTASLIVGVAAANSSHQSILITGIAGLVAGAMSMAAGEYVSVSSQADTETADLSREKAELSSNIEFERAELAQIYVGRGLDQELASKVAEQLMAHDALGAHARDELGITETLSARPIQAALASAAAFTVGAALPLLMVLISTPENLILIVSLASLAFLITLGSVAASVGGANIWKGAWRVGFWGAAAMGLTAGIGHLFGTVV; encoded by the coding sequence ATGAAAGCATCCCAAATTACGGCGGAATCCCACCGCTCTGAAAATATCAGCTGGCTGCGAGCAGCGGTCTTAGGCGCCAATGATGGAATAGTATCGACGGCCAGCCTAATCGTTGGCGTCGCAGCGGCGAACTCTTCACATCAAAGTATTCTGATCACCGGAATTGCAGGCTTAGTTGCTGGTGCAATGTCTATGGCCGCGGGAGAATATGTCTCTGTAAGCTCTCAGGCCGATACTGAAACTGCCGATCTAAGCAGAGAAAAGGCCGAGCTCTCTTCAAACATCGAATTTGAACGAGCCGAACTTGCTCAAATATACGTGGGACGCGGGCTTGATCAGGAACTGGCATCAAAGGTTGCGGAGCAGTTAATGGCTCATGATGCCCTAGGTGCACACGCTCGAGACGAACTCGGAATCACGGAAACATTAAGCGCCCGCCCGATTCAAGCAGCTCTAGCATCGGCGGCGGCATTTACTGTGGGTGCAGCTTTGCCCTTGTTGATGGTTTTAATTTCAACACCTGAAAATCTAATATTGATAGTTTCACTCGCCTCCCTAGCGTTTTTGATAACCCTAGGTTCAGTGGCTGCTAGCGTAGGAGGAGCGAATATTTGGAAAGGCGCGTGGAGAGTAGGATTCTGGGGAGCCGCAGCCATGGGACTTACCGCTGGTATTGGTCATCTGTTCGGGACCGTTGTGTAA
- a CDS encoding alpha/beta hydrolase fold domain-containing protein: MKLFLKLSLLMGGLVTSVAAQAYVAETDVEYDYINGTSLKMDVYRPSNPGTALRPALLFFHGGCYNSGSKASINGVVKGLADEGFTVFSIGYRLTPVAKYPAGVTDVKQALRFIRKNSARFQVDPNKIVTHGESAGSYLAAVLGVEASEDRKGNVDKYSGRVQLVVDWFGRTDFTLTQTTGTDCAVDWIGQPRNDKTMPIFKDASIKNHVDENSAAFYIIHGTHDTQVDPIHSTSLANTLWNRKRDAELVLYEGQGHGFSRTIPWALSRARILKQFGIPDRLAIKKVDGAPSYAINSGQLDKTNTSNFTPDKYFVGGSAYDYGNVSTEGTSLQALYTDSRYGWNFSYKLPMVNGVYRVGLFFAENSTAFSAKGSRVFDVSMSFPNGSSTISVPVLPKFDAIALGGKNTVIRRYVHVITATPNLKLDFQGRVNNAFINAFSVDQIGY, encoded by the coding sequence ATGAAGCTTTTTCTTAAACTGAGCTTGTTGATGGGCGGGTTGGTGACATCAGTGGCGGCGCAGGCCTACGTCGCCGAGACAGATGTCGAATACGACTATATCAATGGAACGAGCCTTAAGATGGATGTCTATCGTCCCTCTAATCCCGGGACGGCTCTGCGACCGGCGCTGCTTTTCTTTCACGGTGGTTGCTATAACAGCGGCAGCAAAGCCAGTATCAATGGCGTTGTGAAGGGCCTTGCTGATGAAGGGTTCACAGTTTTCAGTATCGGCTACCGATTGACACCCGTTGCGAAGTACCCGGCGGGCGTCACCGACGTTAAACAGGCATTGCGATTCATTCGCAAGAATTCGGCGCGCTTTCAGGTTGATCCCAACAAGATCGTCACTCACGGCGAGTCCGCGGGTTCCTACCTCGCTGCCGTCTTAGGTGTTGAAGCCTCAGAGGACAGAAAAGGTAATGTTGATAAATACTCGGGACGAGTTCAACTCGTAGTGGATTGGTTTGGTCGCACCGATTTCACCCTGACACAAACCACTGGAACCGATTGCGCTGTGGATTGGATCGGTCAGCCGCGCAACGACAAAACTATGCCGATTTTTAAAGACGCGTCGATAAAGAATCACGTCGATGAGAATTCGGCAGCCTTCTATATCATTCACGGCACGCACGACACTCAGGTCGACCCGATTCACTCGACGAGCCTCGCCAACACTCTTTGGAATAGAAAGCGTGATGCCGAGCTTGTGCTTTACGAAGGACAAGGCCACGGCTTCTCGCGAACTATTCCGTGGGCTCTGTCACGCGCTCGCATCCTTAAACAATTCGGAATCCCTGATCGCTTAGCCATAAAGAAAGTCGACGGCGCGCCATCATACGCGATCAATTCAGGCCAACTGGATAAAACCAATACGTCTAACTTCACACCCGACAAGTACTTCGTTGGTGGGTCGGCGTATGACTACGGAAACGTGAGCACAGAAGGCACGTCGCTGCAGGCACTCTATACCGACTCCCGCTATGGCTGGAATTTCAGCTATAAATTGCCAATGGTAAACGGAGTCTACCGCGTCGGTCTTTTCTTTGCCGAAAACTCAACGGCCTTCAGCGCGAAGGGTTCGCGGGTGTTTGATGTTTCAATGAGCTTCCCGAATGGTTCATCCACCATCTCGGTGCCAGTACTTCCAAAATTCGATGCGATTGCCCTTGGAGGAAAAAACACGGTGATCCGTCGCTACGTGCATGTCATCACCGCAACTCCGAATCTCAAACTCGACTTCCAGGGACGAGTCAACAACGCCTTCATCAACGCATTCTCGGTTGATCAAATTGGGTACTGA